One genomic region from Yersinia canariae encodes:
- a CDS encoding hemin-degrading factor, with the protein MEMTLSQHYLNTKQSHPELSPRELAHKLKISEAELAYARVGEDAQRLDISASILLTELENVGLTRAITSNQHAVHEVIGEYRNLRLHGHLGLILNPRALDLRLFFRHWNSVFSLRETTKRGEELSIQCFDFQGNTVHRIYCIEETNLDAWQALVEKYRTPDNPLLVLEPADEIPHAEPDIDGAIIDAEWRKMNDIHQFFMLLKRHNITRKQAFRAVGDDLAYRVDNKALIQIINAAHTCRNEIMLFVGNNGCMQIFTGIIEKFDISDDNHSVKVKSHQFDLYLNQQAITESWVTRKPTKAGFVTSLELLDKHGKHILQIFGQRNEDQPEQSQWHEQIAALAAIGSVNE; encoded by the coding sequence ATGGAAATGACACTGTCCCAACACTATCTCAACACCAAGCAATCTCACCCAGAGCTTTCCCCCCGTGAATTAGCACACAAGCTGAAGATCAGTGAGGCGGAACTGGCCTATGCCCGAGTGGGTGAAGATGCGCAACGGTTAGATATCAGTGCCAGTATCTTGCTTACCGAGTTAGAAAATGTCGGCCTCACCCGCGCCATTACGTCTAATCAACATGCAGTACATGAGGTTATAGGGGAATATCGGAACTTACGCCTACATGGCCATCTCGGTTTGATTCTTAACCCCCGCGCGCTGGATTTAAGATTATTCTTTCGCCACTGGAACTCTGTTTTCAGTCTGCGCGAAACAACAAAACGAGGTGAAGAACTCAGCATTCAGTGTTTTGATTTCCAAGGTAATACCGTTCATCGAATCTATTGTATTGAGGAAACCAATCTGGATGCCTGGCAGGCGTTGGTAGAAAAATACCGCACCCCCGATAATCCGCTGCTGGTATTAGAACCCGCCGATGAAATCCCCCATGCCGAACCTGATATCGACGGTGCCATCATTGATGCCGAATGGCGAAAAATGAATGATATTCATCAATTTTTCATGCTGCTCAAACGCCATAATATCACCCGCAAACAAGCTTTCCGGGCTGTCGGAGACGACTTAGCTTATCGCGTCGATAATAAAGCCTTAATACAAATAATTAACGCCGCACATACTTGCCGGAATGAAATCATGCTCTTCGTGGGAAACAACGGATGCATGCAAATATTCACCGGCATCATTGAGAAGTTCGATATTTCTGATGATAATCATTCGGTTAAAGTGAAAAGCCATCAGTTTGATTTGTATTTAAACCAACAGGCCATCACCGAAAGTTGGGTAACACGTAAACCCACCAAGGCGGGTTTTGTCACGAGTCTGGAATTGCTTGATAAGCACGGTAAGCATATTTTGCAAATTTTTGGTCAGCGCAATGAAGATCAACCCGAGCAAAGTCAATGGCATGAGCAAATTGCCGCATTGGCTGCCATAGGTTCTGTGAATGAGTAA